TGCCCCAGCGGTTGACCCGCGCCAGGTCGCGGATGAGCTGCAGCACGCGCTGCAGCCGCTGCGCCCACGACGGCAGCAGCACGTCGGCGGGTTCACCACGACGCACGCGCGGCACGTCCAGCGTCTTGCCCCCGACCTTGCCGGTGAGGAGGTCCTCGGCCGTGCCGTCCACCATGTTCACGAGGTCGTCCTCGTGTTCGCGCTCGGTGAACGCCACGCCGGCATGGCGCGCATCCACGAGGCGCATCACCAGCAGGTCGCGGCGCGGGGCGCGCCCCTCACCCGAGTCGTGGACGCGCCGGGCCGCAGCGGCGAGCGCCGCACGGTCCACGCCGAACACGCGCATCACGCTCACGTAGGCGCCGGCCCCGCTGGCCTGCGGGGCATCCTCCGTGCTGAACGCCGACCGCACGATCAGCGTCGCCTCGGCCAGCTCGGGGGGCAGCGGACAGCGGGCGGCGATCCAGTCGTGGACCTGGTCGTCCGGGACGATGATGCCCTCGGGCACCTTCAGGCCGGCGACGGCCGCACGGTGGAGCATCGCGGCCTTGGGGGCGGCGTCCCGCGCGCGCGGGTCGTTGCCGCCGACGGCGACGTAGTGGTCGCTCACACCAGCTCGTGCGCCAGCGACGTGATGCGTCCCGCGTACGACACGGGCGCATCGAGCATCGGGAAGTGATCCCACGCCGGCTCGACGACGACCTGCGCGTCCGGCAGCACGGTCGCGTACGCCTCTGCCAGCGACGGCGCCACCACCCGCTCGCTGCCGCCCCAGAGCACGGCCGCGGGGATCGTGACCGGTGCCAGCGAGTCGAACCAGCGCGGCGTGATGAGGTCGAACATCCGGCTGAATGCGGCACAACGCCCGTAGTTCTCGAAGAACGCCGTCACCACGCGATCGGGCACCGCGGCGCGGAAGAAGCGCCGGCGCCAGATGGGGCGCAATGTGGGTGACGCGAGCGCCTGCTGCGCCAGCCAGCGCATGGCGCGGGCACGGAGCAGCGTCGGCAGGAACCGCGTGTCGAGCTGTGCACCGACGGGCGAATGCAGGATCACCGCATGTACGAGGTGCCGGTGGCGCTGCAGGAACTCGAGCACGATGGCCCCGCCGACGCCATGGCCGAGCAGCACCCGCGGCGTGGGTGTGGCCTCCACGATGTCGGCCAGCCATTCCGCATACGCGCGCATGGAGGGCAGCGGCTGCGTGCGGCCGGCCGAGCCGAACCCCGGCAGGTCCGGGGCCACGAAACGGATGTCCTGCGGCACGCGCTCGGCCACCAGCGAGAACCGGAATGCACCGCCCCCGTTGCCATGCACGGCAATCACCGTCACCGGGGTGACGTGCGGGGGAGACAGTGCGACGGTCTGGGGCATGGGATCGTGAAGCTATCCGCGTCGGGCGGGCAATGCAGCCGCGCCCGCTGCGTGGCAGCGTGCGGCGTGTCCGGTGTTCGTGTGACCAGGCAACCCCGCGGTCCGCACATGCGGCAGCGGACGTGGGCGCTCAGCCGAACCGCGGCGGACGCTTCTCCATGAATGCCGACACCGCCTCGCGGAACTCCGGGCCGCGCAACTGGGCGGCGAAATCGCGGGCCTCGACGGCGATGCGATCGGCGATCACCCCGTCCTCGCGCTTCAGCAGCGCCTTCGAGAGGCGCAGCGCTGCCGGTGCCTTCGCCGCCAGCGCCTCGGCCCATCCCATCGCGTGCCACTCGGCCTCACCGGGCTCACAGACCGTGTTGACGATGCCGTAGCGCGCTGCGGTCTCGGCGTCGAACGCCTCACCCAGGAGCAGCAGCTCGGCGGCGCGCGGGTGTCCGAGCATCCGCGGCAGGATCAGGCTCGATGCCGCCTCTGGCACCAGTCCCAGGTTGATGAACGGCAACGCGAAGCGCGCGGCCGGGTCGGCAACGATCAGGTCACAGTGCAGCAGCATCGTGGTGCCGATGCCGACCGCCACTCCATTCACGGCCGCGACGACCGGCTTGGCGAAGGTGGAGATCGCGGCGAGGAACTGCAGCACCGGGCTGTCGGCATCCATCGGCGGCGCGGTCGCGAAGTCGCGCAGGTCGTTGCCGCTGGTGAAGGCATCACCGGTCCCGGTGATCACCACCA
This portion of the Gemmatimonadaceae bacterium genome encodes:
- a CDS encoding alpha/beta fold hydrolase; protein product: MPQTVALSPPHVTPVTVIAVHGNGGGAFRFSLVAERVPQDIRFVAPDLPGFGSAGRTQPLPSMRAYAEWLADIVEATPTPRVLLGHGVGGAIVLEFLQRHRHLVHAVILHSPVGAQLDTRFLPTLLRARAMRWLAQQALASPTLRPIWRRRFFRAAVPDRVVTAFFENYGRCAAFSRMFDLITPRWFDSLAPVTIPAAVLWGGSERVVAPSLAEAYATVLPDAQVVVEPAWDHFPMLDAPVSYAGRITSLAHELV
- a CDS encoding enoyl-CoA hydratase/isomerase family protein; translation: MTEHIQLERSGMVLTIRMARPEKKNALTVDMYRAMTAALHDAATSDETRVVVITGTGDAFTSGNDLRDFATAPPMDADSPVLQFLAAISTFAKPVVAAVNGVAVGIGTTMLLHCDLIVADPAARFALPFINLGLVPEAASSLILPRMLGHPRAAELLLLGEAFDAETAARYGIVNTVCEPGEAEWHAMGWAEALAAKAPAALRLSKALLKREDGVIADRIAVEARDFAAQLRGPEFREAVSAFMEKRPPRFG